A genome region from Ligilactobacillus cholophilus includes the following:
- a CDS encoding ArsR/SmtB family transcription factor, with product MAERSKLILPTPSETDQSVQIFKAFGDQTRYRILFLLFEHKLSVNEIANLIGISQSAVSHQLKILRQTNLVIGKREGQSIIYELADRHIINIFKQVKEHIAED from the coding sequence ATGGCGGAAAGATCAAAATTAATTCTCCCTACACCTAGTGAAACTGACCAAAGCGTCCAAATTTTTAAGGCATTTGGTGACCAGACACGCTATCGTATTTTATTTTTATTATTTGAACATAAACTATCGGTTAATGAAATTGCTAATTTAATTGGAATTTCACAATCAGCTGTCTCACATCAATTAAAAATTTTACGCCAAACTAACTTAGTAATTGGTAAGCGTGAAGGACAAAGTATCATTTATGAATTAGCTGACCGACATATCATTAATATTTTTAAACAAGTAAAAGAACATATTGCTGAAGATTAA
- a CDS encoding TetR/AcrR family transcriptional regulator, protein MDKRIIRTVSKIKQNFIALLHEEDFSKITVKMICEKSKIERKTFYLHFKDKYQLLDVVIEDRIDAFRNQIRLMPNATPADFYKEALDFYDRHNDIFKKIYNDRGSVQVRKKIQLYMLHRFEERYGKDNDPTFMNFAAAGISGVFEAYVNGELKEDKQKIAQDIAELISIVKEHLDRNNKKND, encoded by the coding sequence ATGGATAAAAGAATAATTAGGACTGTAAGTAAAATAAAACAAAATTTTATTGCATTGTTACATGAAGAGGATTTCAGTAAAATTACAGTTAAAATGATTTGTGAAAAGTCAAAAATAGAACGAAAAACATTTTATCTTCACTTTAAAGATAAATATCAATTATTAGATGTAGTAATTGAAGATCGGATTGATGCATTTCGAAATCAAATTCGACTAATGCCAAATGCAACACCAGCTGACTTCTATAAAGAAGCATTAGATTTCTATGACAGACATAATGATATTTTCAAAAAAATTTATAACGATCGTGGTTCAGTACAAGTACGTAAAAAAATTCAACTATATATGTTGCATCGTTTTGAAGAACGTTATGGTAAAGATAATGATCCAACATTTATGAATTTTGCAGCAGCTGGAATCAGTGGGGTTTTTGAAGCATATGTAAATGGAGAGTTAAAAGAAGATAAACAGAAAATTGCTCAAGACATTGCAGAATTAATTAGCATAGTTAAAGAACATTTAGATAGAAATAATAAAAAGAATGATTAA